Within Telopea speciosissima isolate NSW1024214 ecotype Mountain lineage chromosome 8, Tspe_v1, whole genome shotgun sequence, the genomic segment CTTGTGGATGAAAACCATGACCTGTGAGAGGATGAAATATATCTCTATCCTACATAAGTGAAATGAATACAGATAATCTGAGTTTAGATaaaaagttacaaaaaaaaCTGGAAACTTGTCGACCCCGTTGTTTCAAATTTAATAGACTACTTTTCGACTTCATCAACAAGTGATGTTTTGgttaaattgaaaataactaattaaattaaaataaataaagttggcAAGGAAGTTACAAACTAATGAATATATTATCCCACAATGTCTAGAATTGTGAATATATTATCCTATAATGTCAAATTTGATACCTTTCAACATTTTTACACAATTTAACAAAGAAACCCAGAGTAGATAATTTTACACAAATCAATAAAGACACATGATTTGTAGGGTTTAGTATGGTTATTTTCGGTAACtaatagttttttctttaaaatcaaaccgaataaaaattttcacttttaaaaaccaaaacaaaccaaTTTTTTCGATTTGATTCGGTTCAGCTGTAAATAGATGATTTcggtttcaattttttgttttggatctaAAATGACACCTTTGCTAGTATGGAAATTACTTTCTACACATTCTTGTATTCTGATCAAGGGGATCACACAATGACACTCTCTCTTCCCACATCAAATGAGTCCCTTATATACAAAACCATCTCCTACATGCCTATTGGTGTGATATCCTACATTTGCATTGTGGGAAATCTCTGCCCTTTTGGAACTATAGGAACCAATAAGGAAAAAACAAGAGGATAATCCCCTTTCTGATCGAAcatttagtttttctttttgtagaaACAGATCATTTAGTTGAGCCACTAAATTTGACACATGATCAATCTAGGAGATTCTTCGTTTGTCAAATCATTTCATCTATGGGGGAGTATAGGGACACAAAATTAGTGGGCGCGAGGAGATGAATCCCTgtttacaccaaaaaaaaaaaaagagatgaaaccatggttctaagtatagATATTGTATCGATTTTGTGTGTTGCCAATGCCCGTTTCATACTGTGGACTAAAACCATGGATGAAACCCTGTCTTAccccaaaaaacacaaaaaaaagatgatgaaaCCCTGTAATGCCTGTATTATAGACAAGAAGAATGAAAGTTCCGTATTCCCACCGGTCATGCTAGCATGTTCTAGGGTCGATTGCGATTTGCGTAGGACGTGCGATGCGGAACCTCGATCCTTGTTCATCTTATTCACTCAGCCAAGAGGCCCAAGTGTAGAACTCGGAGGAACAGATTAGCGagcgcgagagagagagagagagagatgtctcTGGTTGATTATGCTTCATCATCCGAAGAAGACGAGTCAGAagtcagagaagaagaagaagaacaaggaggaggaggaggaggaagagaagcgAAAGAATTAGAAGAACGAAAAGAAGAACCCTCGTCTTCAATGGTTAATTTTCATAACCAGTTGAGTTCGTTTTTCGCGTTTTCTCctaatttattttctcttttaatttgcAGAGAGAACTAGAAAGCTATTGTTTTTCAACTTTGAGGAACCctcattttttttccaagttAGGTTTAAGCAttcattttgttcttttttggaaACTCGGTTTCTTTTGGTGAACTTGTCTTAGCAGCTATCTGCAATTCTAGAATGTAATTATGTAAGAGGCAACGCTTGTTACGTTGGACTCTTAACATCTGACTAGTTGCATTTTCCACAGATTGCGAAACTAAGTGCAGTGAAATGAACTTAACGGGACCTCTAGATTGGTTAATCATTGAGAATCGAAATAAATATGGAAAGATTGAAATAGAGTTGAGTTTTAGTTTATGGGATGTGGGTTCGTTGTTACCCATGTTTGCTGCCTCTggagaaaatatagaaatggATGCTGTAAAGAGACTAGATATCAATCGTTTTGAGGTGTACAGTGTTGGTTCAACAGCTGGATATTTCAAATTAAATTAAGACTAAATGAAGAGAAATATGAGCTTGTACTGGTAAAGGCTTATTAAAAGAGATGGTATTTGAAAGCCTTGGATGGTAAGCATAATTTTAGCTTATACTCTTGAAAGATATTGAATTGGAGTGGTATTCACCGTGTTTAATACGGTGAGAGTGATGTTGTATTTAGAATGATGAATTAGGCAAGAGCCCAGTTACAATGAAATAGTTTACATGATAAGAAGATAAAGAGATAAAGGCTAGCTGTACATGGTTACAGTTTAAGAGATAACTTTGTAATCAAGAGTTTGTTATAGACTAGATAAACACAGGTGTTAGGATTTATCCTGTTTAACCGTGTGTATCTTATCAACTCTTGTCCAGGACTCCAGGCACCATGTCATGTGCAGGCAGGTGTGTCCTTGCTTGTCTATGGGCATGACTGGGTACTTTCTGCTTTCTTGAACTTAGAATGCTAATGAAAACTATAACTTGAGTTGCCAAAGCAATATAATTAGCTTTGTGATAATTAACCTGAAAGATCTAGACCTGGAAAATTGATGCTTAACCCGAAAAATGATCTATGTCCTGCGATGGTATTTCTGGCTTCATGAAATGGCATTGAAGTATTGAATGGTGGAAGGTGTACTACTTTGAGATGGATTCCCCATCCCTAGCTACAGTCCTTTGTAGCTCTTTTTGATGGATTTGACAATTTGGGTTAAGGCTTAACCGATTGGTTGGTCCAACATTGAAACGGATATAGTGTAGGTGAGATACTTAAGCTAATCATATTGCTACAATCCTCCTCACcccttttcaaaaaaaaaaaaaaaaaaaaaaaaagaaagacccaaaaacaaagaagtggGTTGAACATTGAAATCTTTCTTTAAGGATCAAAGTCATGGATTTTCTCGGTGGATTTTGAAGACATTTGTAGCCActattttcctttaagctttgtTTGTTTTGGCTTGGAATCCTAGGAACGAAAATATTTTGCAGATGCTGTTTTCCTTCCTCCAAGATTTTACAAAATCAAAACATTGACATTAATAAGTGAAGGCAAAGGGTTAAAAATGCAGATTAACTGACTTCCATTTCCTCATATGATATGGTGGAAGTACCTTTCCCATCATGGAAAGGATCATCAGTTGAGAAGGAAATTTTTCTTAGCTTCTATTATGTTCTCCAGGTAAAGCTTTGGTTCCAGATTGTTGCGGAAGTATGCTTGCTTTAAAAAATTATAGCATAAATTTTTGGTTATGGTCCATTGAGTTCCGAATGCAGTGGGTCAAACTTCCATTGAACATTCTCAATCTGAGGAGGACTGTGTTTTCAAGGCACAATTGAGAGACTTTCTGAGGGAGGTAGTAACTGTTGCAGATCAGTTCTTCTGTaagaaggaaataaatgagTGATCTAATATCTGAGGCAGATAAATCATTTTTGTGCTTGTTTGAACTTTCAGCTATGTCACAAGAAATTATGACTCTTTTAGCATTTTCTACCACTTTGAATGTTATAATGTTCTTTCAATGTAGCGATTCAGTCACTTCTTGACTTCAGTTCTAACCATATTAAATTAGGTACTCTTATGAAGTGATGCTGAaattttttctatttgatttctAGGAGATCAATAGCCACTTCACACCAATTGCCAGATAGTGCTACACATTTACCAGCACTTTTTGAGAAACTCCCAGATGCATCACTACTCCTCAGTTCACCTCCTCTCTCATCTCACCAAATGAGTAGCACTGACCACTACTCCAGAGTTGCGGCTGCTATGGCAGAAAGTGCATCACGAAAGAGAGAAGTTAATGGGTCAGCTTCTTCTTATCCCCGAAATAAACTTCCAAGAGGGAACTTGCCTCATTCAAGGAATGTTCCGGATACTGTTGGTGGCCTTCTAATCCCACCTCAGCTTAGTGGAAGGTTAGTCTACTGTTTAAGCGTTCCTTTAACTGGAATATTCTGAAACCTATTGCCAATTTATGACCATCAAGCACTTCAGCTTGAAAAAGTGTTCCCTTGTGAAGGAATGATCAATTTCTTCCTCCGTGAGTTTTTGATAATCTTGGAGACATTTTTGGTTCATTGTAAAGTCAGGGTACAAGTAAACCTCTATCTAAGATGTTGTAGAAGGCAGAAAACTAACCTCATAACTTTTTCTGTGTACAACTTTTGGTTGTCAAGATTTGTTGTGTATTTGTTAGAAACATTAGATCAAGTTGAATGCTAGTCAGATATTTATTAGAGTATTCAATTTTTCTTGTTTACTTTCCCTCAGAAAACTCTTCCTTTCTGAATGACGGAATGTGGCCTTTCAGTGGTTTTGGGTTCATGGAATTTGAATTGGCTTTTGGGATTGCTACTTAGATCTTTATTCATTTCTTGGTAAAAAATCAGCTGGATTAGTTTTGGCATATTTTAAAAGTTTTCTTTATATCAACATGTTGAAGTTACAGTCTGGGTCTGTTGTATTTCCCATCTCTGATGTGCAATTTGTGAAATAAAATATGTTGTAAACTCAAAGTGTATCCTAAGTGGTAGGAATGTAGGATTGATGAAAACCTGGGGTTTTTTAATCTAATAAGTAATGGAAGTGGAACTCATAGGTTTTGTCAGAATTTTATATTGTAAAACCTACTAGGAGCTtgaacttttttgttttattttataattttatatcattctcattattattattttggttgtAGGCTTGAGCTTCAATTTGTATTGACAATTTAGCTGATTTTTCTCTCTACCTTGTCAAAAGAGAATAGGACCTCAAAATCTTCAGATATATGTAGTCTCTTCGATCTAGGGATTGCTGTTCTTCTAATTTCATTTGAAATAGCTTGTTATTTATTATTACTTCCTTTGTGAATGAAAACCATAGGGAGTTATATAAACCATCTTTGGGTTTTATTTGCCTTTTGCTTACTCATCTTGGAAGTACAAGTGTCTCTGCTGGTACCAATATTTGCTACATACTCTCTTGTTCCTTTAATCCGTTTTCTTCATTATCCCTTTCTATGAAGGTTTTAGACTTTTGGGAATCAGCCTGGCTGAATTTTATAATCATAATCTCTTTTACCTTTGTAATGTCATAATTTTTCGAGGCTTGATAATGGCATTATTTCTTGAAACCTTTTACCTGAACCAATCTCTTATTCAAATCCCTCCAACTGCTAACAATATGTTTCTTCTGTATATCCATCAATGTTGAGTCCCTTCTCTTGTTGCACTTTGTACTACAAGTTGAATTGCTGGTCTTACCGTCTAcggagaggagagaaatagtATTTGTTTGCTAAGCATGTATTAGCAGTTACATACTTACAATTTTACCATATCTGTCTATTATTTACTCCAATTGATTCTGGTTTGTCACAGGAGAGTCTTCATTCTTCCATTTGGTATATATCTAACTAACTATGATGTCGCTTGGTTGATATTCTGTATTAACAATGTCTTCTATTCATTCTCTACTGTACACGTAACTTTTGCTAGTATATCAAAAGTAGGTGATTTTTTATGTAACTAATGGATCATGGAATTCTTTTAGGATTCTCAATAAATCTATTAATTAAAATATATGGATGGCATTTCTGATAGTGAATGGTGTTTGGCAGGAGCAATGTTGTTACAGAAGATATAAGCAAGCTCTTTGCACAAGGACATTAGACACTCTTGATGCTTTTCATACTGGAACATCTCCTTTGTTAACAGCAGATTATTTTAACATGTGATATTGTTGTATCAACAGTTATTAACATCTGACAAACATGTGCATATATGATAGTAGCATCTGTAGAACTTTATGAGAGTCCTATCATCTTCATTTCGAATGTAGATTCTCTGTTATATCATCATTTCCTAATGTGGATGTGGGTTGTTTTggttgcaaattttttttcctcccttgGGTACTCGCACACCCAAGTGATTAATGCTGCTGCACAGCAGGAAGCCAATATAATTGTTAACTGTCTCTGCCCATATTGGTGATATGTAGTGGACTTTGATATTTTGGGCTTCAATTAGGGCTCTCAGCCGGAAGCAGCCCAGCCAAGTTTGTGGACCTTGGCCGAATGGTCtaagtttgaattttgagtgTGCATA encodes:
- the LOC122671213 gene encoding uncharacterized protein LOC122671213; translated protein: MSLVDYASSSEEDESEVREEEEEQGGGGGGREAKELEERKEEPSSSMVNFHNQRSIATSHQLPDSATHLPALFEKLPDASLLLSSPPLSSHQMSSTDHYSRVAAAMAESASRKREVNGSASSYPRNKLPRGNLPHSRNVPDTVGGLLIPPQLSGRSNVVTEDISKLFAQGH